In Wolbachia endosymbiont of Cimex lectularius, the following are encoded in one genomic region:
- a CDS encoding RDD family protein — MGAIIVITTIVFSLFLMIPCVFHIFMLVKFGGTPGHLLFSMRVRDKDTLEQITLIQAIKRIIAFFIIYCIPLCNPILFLAILILVLVCAVDDKHRQAFHDKIANTVVIDYKPS; from the coding sequence ATGGGGGCAATAATTGTAATCACCACGATTGTATTTTCTTTATTTTTGATGATACCATGTGTATTTCACATATTCATGCTAGTAAAATTTGGCGGCACTCCAGGACACTTGTTATTTAGCATGCGTGTGAGAGACAAAGATACACTTGAGCAGATTACTCTAATACAAGCAATAAAAAGGATTATCGCTTTTTTCATAATTTACTGTATACCACTTTGCAATCCTATTTTATTCTTAGCTATACTAATCTTAGTTTTAGTATGTGCAGTAGATGATAAGCATAGACAAGCTTTTCATGATAAAATTGCAAATACGGTAGTGATAGATTATAAACCCAGTTGA
- a CDS encoding phospholipase D family protein, with protein MRFLYFLLLLLCFSLYYYAGPISSPCPKATVCFSPEEDCAVPIISEIDQSKESILVQEYTFTLKAIANALINAKERGVDVKVILDKSQLYSKHSVINELSASGIPVWIDDKPKIAHNKVIIIDNQKVITGSFNLSKTAEKGNAENLLIIKEYPELVQQYVKNWETLKSQFYQYAP; from the coding sequence GTGAGGTTTTTATACTTTTTGCTTTTGTTGTTGTGTTTTTCTCTGTATTACTATGCAGGTCCTATATCTTCGCCATGCCCAAAAGCTACAGTTTGCTTCTCGCCTGAAGAAGACTGTGCTGTGCCGATAATCAGCGAGATAGACCAATCTAAAGAATCCATCTTAGTTCAAGAATATACATTTACTCTTAAAGCGATTGCAAATGCTTTGATTAATGCTAAGGAGCGTGGTGTTGATGTTAAAGTCATTTTAGATAAATCGCAACTTTACTCGAAACATAGTGTTATAAATGAATTGTCTGCAAGCGGAATACCAGTTTGGATTGATGATAAGCCAAAAATCGCCCATAATAAGGTAATAATTATCGATAATCAAAAAGTCATCACAGGGTCATTTAACCTTAGTAAAACAGCCGAAAAAGGGAATGCTGAGAATCTATTAATTATTAAAGAATACCCTGAATTAGTTCAGCAGTATGTGAAAAACTGGGAGACACTAAAGTCACAATTTTATCAATACGCTCCCTAG
- a CDS encoding glycine--tRNA ligase subunit alpha — MNLQSIIKGLQDFWAGEGCTILHPYTSEVGAGTLHPATIMSAIDAKPTKIAYLQPVIRPADGRYGDNPNRLYQHHQYQVIIKPSGNNLQDVYLSSLKAIGISTEKYDIKFIEDDWENPSVGASGLGWEVTCNGMEVTQLTYIQQVGGIDCKIIPGEVAYGLERLAMCIQGVDNVYDIIWNNNGVTYGDIFKQREYEFSHLALDYYDTKVVQQQFEDTEKLCKFLIGKELPVAAYDQCVKTSHLLNLLDARGVLGVNERTVYIGRVRELTKKCCELYMGK, encoded by the coding sequence GTGAACCTACAAAGTATAATAAAGGGATTGCAAGATTTTTGGGCTGGTGAAGGATGCACCATACTCCATCCATACACATCCGAAGTTGGGGCTGGAACGTTGCATCCTGCAACAATCATGTCAGCAATTGATGCAAAACCAACAAAGATTGCGTATCTACAACCAGTAATTAGGCCAGCAGATGGACGCTATGGTGATAACCCTAATCGCTTATATCAACACCATCAATACCAAGTTATAATCAAACCTTCCGGTAATAATTTGCAGGATGTTTACCTAAGTAGCTTAAAGGCTATTGGCATATCTACAGAGAAGTATGATATTAAATTTATTGAAGATGATTGGGAAAATCCAAGTGTTGGTGCATCAGGGCTTGGATGGGAAGTTACATGCAACGGGATGGAAGTAACACAACTTACTTATATACAGCAAGTAGGAGGTATTGACTGCAAAATAATTCCTGGCGAGGTGGCGTATGGGCTAGAACGTTTGGCAATGTGCATACAAGGTGTAGATAATGTTTATGATATAATTTGGAACAACAACGGCGTGACTTATGGAGACATCTTTAAGCAAAGAGAGTATGAATTTTCTCACCTGGCGCTTGATTATTATGATACTAAAGTGGTACAGCAGCAGTTTGAGGACACAGAAAAACTATGTAAATTTCTTATTGGAAAAGAATTACCAGTAGCAGCTTATGACCAATGCGTTAAAACTAGCCACCTACTTAATCTGCTTGATGCAAGAGGTGTGCTTGGTGTGAATGAGCGCACAGTGTATATTGGTAGAGTTAGAGAGCTGACAAAAAAATGTTGTGAATTATATATGGGTAAGTAA
- the glyS gene encoding glycine--tRNA ligase subunit beta gives MSSQLLFECLSEEIPPRMQNSATAQVKSYVANAFNKNNVKFASIEVFITARRITLFVDSISISGLKGSSDEVKGPNVNAPKSAVEGFLRKNGKSETDLFVRKVGNGDFYFIKKDACSFNVQEFLKNLLEEMLKNFSWPKSMRWSEGKERWVRPIKNILCILNDEIIPVSFAGVTACNVTYGHRFLSNGTALTIKTPKDYFALLEKNNVILQPDKRKQFILDQIDKFTKGLSLQLEENNYLLNELTGLIEWPIVLFGKVDQEKSSGLPKEVVLSIINTQQKYLALSNGQRISHFVTVVNVNNDEVVKGHERILEARLADAQFLISQDKKENLDYYVKKLDSILFHASLGSVGEKVKRIIALSKYIAIYVPRASLIKVERAAYLAKADLATSIVKEFPELQGTMGGYYASYFREDEEIVETITEHYKPIGSEQECPKSPDAIAVAIADKVDSLVGLIAAGEKISGSYDQFGLRRMAIGVIRTILENNLHVPIRLLIDKSASLYSKLTFTEDVTSFDQSNKPSKEKISELVLKFFLERFKVILRNRGIRQDVVSSILYKTDINDLLTAEKQTVVLDHYLSTPEGEQVLSTYKRVSNIVNKAEKNDNTTYGASYNKKFLIDSKEIALSNCAVAVCKSIKQAIKNGYFNTALDELTGFAPFINQFMDSVKINCDSDKLRKNRLSLLASVVSIFHLVADFSLIQVKQWAMS, from the coding sequence ATGTCGTCACAATTATTATTTGAATGCCTTTCAGAAGAAATACCACCGAGAATGCAAAATTCAGCTACAGCTCAAGTTAAGAGTTATGTTGCTAATGCTTTCAATAAAAATAATGTGAAATTTGCGTCTATAGAGGTTTTTATAACGGCACGCCGCATTACTCTTTTTGTTGATAGTATAAGCATTTCAGGACTAAAGGGTTCTAGTGACGAAGTTAAAGGACCAAATGTTAACGCACCAAAAAGCGCCGTTGAAGGTTTTTTAAGGAAAAATGGAAAAAGTGAGACAGATTTATTCGTTCGCAAGGTAGGTAATGGAGACTTTTACTTCATCAAAAAGGATGCTTGCTCATTTAATGTCCAAGAGTTTCTCAAAAATCTACTAGAGGAGATGTTGAAAAATTTCTCTTGGCCAAAAAGCATGAGGTGGAGTGAAGGAAAAGAAAGATGGGTTAGGCCAATTAAAAACATTCTATGCATTTTAAATGATGAGATAATACCTGTATCTTTTGCAGGAGTCACAGCATGTAACGTAACGTATGGACATAGGTTTCTCTCAAATGGTACGGCGCTCACTATTAAAACACCTAAAGACTACTTTGCATTGCTAGAAAAAAACAATGTCATTCTCCAGCCAGATAAAAGAAAACAATTTATACTTGATCAGATCGATAAATTCACAAAAGGGCTGAGTTTACAACTCGAAGAAAATAATTATTTACTGAATGAATTAACGGGGCTTATAGAATGGCCGATTGTGCTGTTTGGCAAAGTAGATCAAGAAAAGTCATCTGGACTACCGAAGGAAGTAGTTCTTAGCATAATTAATACACAGCAAAAATACCTTGCTTTAAGTAATGGGCAAAGAATTTCGCACTTTGTCACTGTTGTCAACGTTAACAATGATGAAGTTGTCAAGGGGCATGAAAGAATATTAGAAGCACGTCTCGCTGATGCCCAGTTTTTGATATCTCAGGATAAAAAGGAAAATCTGGATTATTATGTCAAAAAATTAGACTCGATATTGTTTCATGCTTCTCTTGGTAGCGTTGGAGAAAAAGTAAAGCGCATTATAGCTCTATCGAAATATATAGCCATATATGTTCCACGCGCTTCACTAATTAAAGTTGAACGTGCTGCATATTTAGCAAAGGCAGATCTTGCAACGTCGATAGTAAAAGAGTTTCCAGAGTTGCAAGGAACAATGGGTGGGTATTATGCTTCTTACTTTCGAGAGGATGAAGAAATAGTGGAAACTATAACTGAGCATTATAAGCCGATCGGATCAGAGCAAGAATGTCCTAAATCTCCTGATGCAATTGCTGTGGCCATTGCTGATAAAGTAGATAGTTTGGTTGGTTTGATTGCAGCAGGTGAAAAGATTTCAGGTTCATATGATCAGTTTGGTTTGCGGAGAATGGCAATTGGTGTAATTAGAACAATACTTGAAAATAACTTACATGTTCCAATCAGGCTATTGATAGATAAGTCAGCGTCTTTATATTCAAAACTTACATTTACTGAGGATGTAACATCATTTGATCAATCTAATAAACCGAGTAAGGAAAAAATTTCAGAACTAGTGCTTAAATTCTTCCTGGAAAGATTTAAGGTTATTTTAAGGAACAGGGGTATAAGGCAAGATGTTGTAAGTTCAATATTATATAAAACTGATATTAATGATCTGCTAACAGCAGAAAAGCAAACTGTTGTATTAGATCATTATCTCAGTACGCCTGAAGGTGAACAGGTTCTGAGCACTTATAAAAGGGTCAGTAACATAGTCAATAAAGCAGAAAAAAATGACAATACTACTTACGGTGCATCTTATAATAAGAAGTTTTTGATTGATAGTAAAGAAATAGCACTATCAAATTGTGCTGTGGCTGTTTGTAAAAGCATTAAACAAGCAATAAAAAATGGTTACTTCAATACAGCACTTGATGAACTTACTGGTTTTGCTCCATTTATCAACCAATTTATGGACAGTGTAAAGATCAACTGCGATTCTGATAAGCTGAGAAAAAATAGGTTGTCTTTGCTTGCGAGTGTTGTTTCCATCTTTCATTTAGTAGCAGATTTTAGCCTCATACAAGTCAAACAATGGGCCATGTCATAA
- the uvrC gene encoding excinuclease ABC subunit UvrC: MGHVINVQAIKKQIELSPQSCGVYKMIGEKDKVLYVGKAKNLKSRLSSYLRYETLSERIKVMLSQIVEVKTFLTENEVDALLLEAQLIKSLKPPYNIVLKDGKSYPYITISKHDYPRIARYRGKFKKDEFHYYGPFPSADAVKQTILSLQKAFLLRVCSDRYFSSTKRPCLEYQVKRCSAPCVNKITKGDYCQSVKQARDTLLGRNKEVKEQLLSTMRKCSSEENYELAAVYRDRIKFLEQIQMQRTDFSFEKDADFFSIVREEDLACIGVLSFRNKDNYRSTPYFVENCNDHPDDEILSTFLINLYNLANIPPAQIYVPGFVTGNEIVEQAIRNVTQKPIKVLHAKNKKEHSLLKFVYDNSRHSLEQKLTDYKNSLEKLEELSKVFLLPNVPKRIEVYDNSHISGNQQVGVMIVAGQEGFLKSEYRKFTIKEEISGDDYKMMREVLTRRFSGKIKDIIPDFLLIDGGPGHVSIVKNVLEILNINVPFACMAKGPYRNAGNERFYMLGREEFTLANDSKVMLYLQSLRNEAHRFAVASHRKKRDKQLFVSPLSKITGIGNKRKNALMSHFGSVENISKASLAEIQNVARISKELAKAVLKHLNNKE, from the coding sequence ATGGGCCATGTCATAAATGTTCAGGCGATAAAAAAACAAATCGAGTTATCTCCACAGTCTTGTGGTGTGTATAAGATGATAGGAGAGAAAGATAAGGTTTTATACGTTGGAAAAGCAAAAAACTTAAAATCGAGGTTATCTAGCTACCTTCGATATGAAACCCTTTCTGAACGAATCAAAGTTATGCTCTCACAAATTGTTGAGGTTAAGACCTTTCTAACTGAAAATGAAGTGGATGCACTGCTTCTTGAAGCGCAGTTAATAAAATCACTGAAGCCACCTTATAATATTGTGCTCAAGGATGGGAAATCTTATCCTTACATAACAATTTCCAAACACGATTACCCAAGAATAGCACGATACAGAGGCAAATTTAAAAAGGATGAGTTTCACTACTATGGTCCCTTTCCATCTGCTGATGCTGTTAAGCAGACTATATTGTCATTGCAAAAAGCTTTCCTTTTGAGAGTATGTTCAGATCGATATTTCTCCTCAACAAAAAGACCATGTCTTGAGTATCAAGTTAAGCGCTGCTCAGCACCGTGCGTAAATAAAATCACGAAAGGCGACTACTGTCAATCAGTAAAACAAGCACGAGATACATTGCTTGGAAGAAATAAGGAAGTAAAAGAACAATTACTTTCCACAATGAGAAAGTGCAGCAGTGAGGAAAATTATGAGCTTGCTGCTGTATATAGAGATCGGATAAAATTTCTTGAGCAAATTCAAATGCAGCGAACGGATTTTTCTTTTGAAAAAGATGCAGACTTTTTCAGCATTGTACGTGAAGAGGATCTGGCATGCATTGGTGTGTTATCGTTCAGAAATAAAGACAATTATAGAAGTACTCCTTACTTTGTCGAGAACTGCAATGATCATCCAGATGATGAAATTTTATCCACCTTTCTGATCAATTTGTATAATTTAGCTAACATACCTCCAGCACAAATTTATGTTCCTGGTTTTGTTACAGGTAATGAAATCGTTGAGCAGGCAATACGTAACGTTACTCAAAAACCAATAAAAGTTTTGCATGCAAAAAATAAAAAAGAACATAGTTTGTTGAAATTCGTTTATGATAATTCTCGACATAGCTTGGAGCAGAAGCTTACTGATTATAAAAACAGTCTGGAAAAACTCGAGGAGCTGAGTAAAGTTTTCTTGTTACCTAATGTTCCAAAACGTATCGAAGTTTATGATAATAGCCATATATCTGGAAATCAACAAGTTGGCGTGATGATTGTTGCAGGGCAGGAAGGCTTTTTAAAAAGTGAATACAGAAAATTTACTATAAAAGAAGAAATTTCAGGTGATGACTATAAAATGATGAGAGAAGTGCTAACCAGACGTTTCTCTGGCAAGATAAAGGACATAATTCCTGATTTTCTATTGATTGATGGCGGGCCTGGGCATGTTTCCATAGTAAAAAATGTATTAGAAATATTGAATATAAATGTTCCTTTTGCTTGCATGGCAAAGGGCCCCTATCGCAACGCAGGAAATGAGAGATTTTACATGCTGGGCAGAGAAGAGTTTACTCTAGCAAATGACAGCAAAGTCATGCTTTATTTACAATCGCTGCGTAATGAGGCTCATCGTTTTGCAGTCGCTTCACATAGAAAAAAGCGCGATAAACAGCTTTTCGTTTCACCGTTAAGTAAAATAACTGGCATTGGTAACAAAAGAAAAAATGCATTGATGTCTCATTTTGGTTCAGTGGAAAACATAAGCAAAGCTTCCCTGGCCGAAATTCAAAACGTAGCTAGAATTAGTAAAGAATTAGCAAAAGCTGTTCTTAAACACTTGAATAACAAAGAATAG
- a CDS encoding PDDEXK nuclease domain-containing protein: MLYERTALAKKPEDFIKQSIKQLREENTLAPEFIFHDPYFLNFVELPSSYSETDLENTILDELIKFLQEFGNDFCFVTRQKRMSTKATDRYLDLLFFHRGLRRLIAIELKIGRFEPAYKGQMEWYLNWLDKNERKPDEEKPLGIILCADKDQEDIEYLELEGSNIHVAQYLTQLPPKKILEEKLRKAISIAREKCERLQEKSRK; encoded by the coding sequence ATGTTATATGAACGTACGGCATTAGCAAAAAAACCTGAGGACTTCATAAAACAAAGCATCAAACAGTTACGTGAAGAAAATACGCTAGCACCTGAATTTATTTTTCACGATCCATACTTTCTTAACTTTGTGGAATTGCCATCAAGTTATAGTGAGACTGATCTAGAAAATACGATTTTGGATGAATTGATAAAATTTTTACAAGAGTTTGGCAACGATTTTTGTTTTGTGACACGTCAAAAAAGGATGAGCACTAAAGCAACTGATAGGTATTTAGACCTGCTATTTTTTCATAGAGGATTAAGGCGTCTTATTGCAATAGAACTAAAAATAGGTCGGTTTGAACCAGCCTATAAAGGACAGATGGAATGGTACTTAAATTGGTTAGATAAAAATGAACGAAAACCAGATGAAGAAAAACCTCTAGGGATTATTTTATGTGCCGATAAGGATCAAGAAGATATAGAATACCTGGAGCTTGAGGGGTCTAATATTCACGTTGCGCAATATTTAACACAGCTACCCCCTAAGAAAATCCTTGAGGAGAAGTTGAGAAAAGCTATCTCTATAGCTCGTGAAAAATGTGAACGGCTCCAAGAAAAGTCAAGAAAATGA